The Microbacterium sp. LWH7-1.2 genome window below encodes:
- a CDS encoding SDR family oxidoreductase → MAKTALITGASSGLGAEYARQLAAKGADLVLVARDRQALEQLAVRLRSTYGVEVEVLGADLLKRRQRERVEARVADESRPVEILVNNAGFGLPLAFERNDVDDEARHLELHVEVPMRLTHAALGAMLARGHGRIINVASVAAFIPRSTYGACKGWLVSFSRWANGRYGPRGVTVTAVCPGYTHTNFHERLGLPPGKEGVPEGMWLDARDVVAESLRDAARGVPVSIPSLRYKLLVTLARFAPPSVAARIGERGR, encoded by the coding sequence ATGGCGAAGACGGCGCTCATCACCGGTGCGAGTTCGGGTCTCGGCGCGGAGTACGCGCGCCAGCTCGCGGCGAAGGGCGCCGATCTCGTGCTCGTCGCCCGCGACCGGCAGGCCCTCGAGCAGCTCGCCGTCCGGCTGCGGTCGACCTACGGGGTCGAGGTCGAGGTGCTCGGCGCCGATCTGCTGAAGCGCCGCCAGCGCGAGCGGGTCGAGGCGCGCGTGGCCGATGAGAGCCGGCCGGTCGAGATCCTCGTGAACAACGCGGGGTTCGGTCTGCCCCTGGCGTTCGAGCGCAACGACGTCGACGACGAGGCGCGCCACCTCGAACTGCACGTCGAGGTGCCGATGCGCCTCACGCACGCCGCTCTCGGCGCGATGCTCGCGCGAGGGCACGGCCGCATCATCAACGTCGCGTCGGTCGCGGCGTTCATCCCGCGCTCGACCTACGGCGCCTGCAAGGGGTGGCTCGTGAGCTTCAGCCGCTGGGCGAACGGTCGCTACGGTCCGCGCGGAGTGACGGTGACCGCGGTATGTCCCGGGTACACCCACACCAACTTCCACGAGCGCCTCGGGCTGCCGCCGGGGAAGGAGGGCGTGCCCGAGGGAATGTGGCTCGACGCCCGCGATGTCGTGGCGGAGTCTTTGCGTGACGCCGCCCGAGGAGTCCCGGTGTCCATCCCGTCCCTCCGGTACAAGCTGCTGGTGACCCTAGCGCGCTTCGCCCCGCCCTCGGTCGCCGCCCGCATCGGAGAGCGCGGCCGCTGA
- a CDS encoding dihydrofolate reductase, with amino-acid sequence MTAPIGLIWAEAHAGVIGADGGMPWHVPEDLAHFKALTLGAPVVMGRRTWESFPARFRPLPGRRNIVITRKDDWTAAGAERCGSLEAALALADEGEPERIWVIGGGQLFREAIDLADLLEVTELDVAVEGDTVAPGRAEWVTVTTDPVDGWHTSGSGIRYRFLRLVRTAQRSAH; translated from the coding sequence ATGACGGCTCCCATCGGCCTGATCTGGGCCGAGGCGCACGCGGGGGTGATCGGCGCCGACGGCGGGATGCCGTGGCACGTGCCCGAAGACCTCGCGCACTTCAAGGCGCTCACCCTCGGCGCGCCGGTGGTCATGGGCCGCCGCACGTGGGAGTCCTTCCCTGCCCGCTTCCGCCCGCTGCCCGGACGGCGCAACATCGTGATCACCCGGAAGGACGACTGGACGGCTGCCGGCGCCGAACGCTGCGGATCGCTCGAGGCCGCCCTGGCGCTGGCAGACGAAGGGGAGCCCGAACGCATCTGGGTGATCGGCGGCGGGCAGCTGTTCCGCGAAGCCATCGACCTCGCCGATCTCCTCGAGGTCACCGAGCTCGACGTCGCTGTCGAAGGGGACACCGTCGCGCCCGGCCGTGCAGAGTGGGTCACGGTCACGACGGACCCGGTCGACGGCTGGCACACCTCGGGCTCCGGCATCCGTTATCGCTTCCTGCGACTGGTGCGAACGGCGCAGCGCAGCGCGCACTGA
- a CDS encoding thymidylate synthase, with protein sequence MPPGTGIVAAVTTPIPTPYEDLLRDVLDHGTHKDDRTGTGTTSAFGRQIRFDLSQGFPLITTKRVHFKSIAYELLWFLRGESNVAWLQENGVTIWDEWADASGELGPVYGVQWRSWPTPSGEHIDQIALVLDQIRANPDSRRLIVSAWNPADIPDMALAPCHALFQFYVADGKLSCQLYQRSADLFLGVPFNIASYALLTLMVAQQAGLEPGDFVWTGGDCHIYDNHVEQVREQLSREPYPYPTLRIARTPDSIFDYRYDDFVLEDYQHHPAIRGAVAV encoded by the coding sequence ATGCCGCCGGGCACGGGTATCGTGGCAGCCGTGACGACGCCGATCCCGACCCCGTACGAAGACCTTCTGCGTGACGTGCTCGACCACGGCACCCACAAGGACGATCGCACCGGCACCGGCACGACGAGTGCGTTCGGCCGTCAGATCCGGTTCGACCTCTCGCAGGGCTTCCCCCTCATCACGACCAAGCGCGTGCACTTCAAGTCGATCGCGTACGAGCTGCTGTGGTTCCTGCGCGGCGAGTCCAACGTCGCGTGGCTGCAGGAGAACGGCGTCACCATCTGGGACGAGTGGGCGGATGCCTCGGGCGAGCTGGGCCCTGTCTACGGCGTGCAATGGCGGTCGTGGCCGACTCCGTCGGGCGAGCACATCGATCAGATCGCGCTCGTGCTCGACCAGATCCGCGCGAATCCGGATTCCCGCCGCCTGATCGTGTCGGCGTGGAACCCCGCCGACATCCCCGACATGGCGCTCGCCCCCTGCCACGCGCTGTTCCAGTTCTACGTCGCCGACGGCAAGCTGTCGTGCCAGCTGTACCAGCGCAGCGCCGACCTCTTCCTCGGCGTGCCCTTCAACATCGCGTCGTACGCTCTGCTCACGCTCATGGTGGCGCAGCAGGCGGGGCTCGAGCCGGGCGACTTCGTGTGGACCGGCGGCGACTGCCACATCTACGACAACCACGTCGAGCAGGTGCGCGAGCAGCTCAGCCGCGAGCCGTACCCGTATCCGACTCTCCGCATCGCTCGGACGCCCGACTCGATCTTCGACTACCGCTACGACGACTTCGTGCTCGAGGACTACCAGCACCACCCCGCGATCCGCGGGGCGGTCGCGGTATGA
- a CDS encoding thioredoxin family protein: MNLVGALIALTALLAATVALGVFLNWRQSRARRDVTHEVIEPHRLGADGLGEVATLLQFSTELCARCPGVHRTLAAIADDHEGVRHLDVDLTHRPDIAKHFHVLQTPTTLVLDRNGVVQTRFGGAPGRDVLELELNRLIAEDANV, translated from the coding sequence GTGAACCTCGTCGGCGCCCTCATCGCCCTCACCGCGCTCCTCGCGGCGACGGTGGCACTCGGTGTCTTCCTGAACTGGCGTCAGTCCCGAGCCCGCCGCGATGTCACGCACGAGGTCATCGAACCTCACCGCCTCGGCGCCGACGGGCTCGGCGAAGTCGCCACCCTGCTGCAGTTCAGCACCGAGCTCTGCGCGCGCTGTCCCGGCGTGCACCGCACCCTCGCGGCCATCGCCGACGATCACGAGGGCGTGCGTCACCTCGACGTCGACCTCACGCACCGTCCCGACATCGCCAAGCACTTCCACGTGCTCCAGACGCCGACGACGCTCGTGCTCGACCGCAACGGAGTGGTGCAGACACGCTTCGGCGGGGCGCCAGGGCGCGACGTGCTGGAGCTCGAGCTGAACCGCCTGATCGCGGAGGACGCGAATGTCTGA
- a CDS encoding DUF4395 domain-containing protein gives MSERTDAATPRGIDPRGLRFAAGITAVLLLIVVFLGLTGLSTAQTAQGWAITSASAAERVLDPAFLLLLVTTLLFLWGVLSPRTAPWGVLFRRVIAPRLAPPTELEDPRPPRFAQGVGLFVSALGVVLQLFGVPWALTIAAAAAFIAAFLNAVFGLCLGCQLYLLLQRAGIVGRARPASA, from the coding sequence ATGTCTGAACGAACGGATGCTGCGACCCCGCGCGGCATCGATCCCCGCGGTCTCCGCTTCGCGGCCGGCATCACCGCTGTGCTGCTCCTCATCGTCGTGTTCCTCGGACTCACCGGGCTGTCGACCGCGCAGACCGCGCAGGGCTGGGCGATCACGTCGGCGAGCGCCGCCGAGCGGGTGCTCGACCCCGCGTTCCTGCTGCTGCTCGTGACGACCCTCTTGTTCCTGTGGGGCGTCCTCTCCCCTCGCACCGCGCCGTGGGGTGTGCTGTTCCGCAGGGTCATCGCTCCGCGACTCGCTCCGCCGACCGAGCTCGAGGACCCGCGCCCGCCGCGCTTCGCGCAGGGCGTCGGCCTCTTCGTCTCGGCCCTCGGAGTCGTACTGCAGCTGTTCGGCGTGCCGTGGGCGCTCACCATCGCCGCCGCGGCGGCGTTCATCGCGGCGTTCCTCAACGCCGTCTTCGGGCTCTGCCTCGGCTGCCAGCTGTACCTCCTGCTGCAGCGCGCCGGCATCGTGGGCCGCGCGCGTCCCGCGTCGGCCTGA
- a CDS encoding OsmC family protein, translated as MTVTSEASTVWKGGLFDGSGETTFVSSGLGTFPVNWKARSEGSTSVTTPEELIAAAHASCFSMAFSLALAENGTPPESIDTTASVTFKPGTGITGSHLNVNAVVPGLDPEEFERLAQSAKAGCPVSQALAGVEITLEATLA; from the coding sequence ATGACCGTCACGAGCGAAGCATCCACGGTGTGGAAGGGCGGACTGTTCGACGGCTCCGGCGAAACCACCTTCGTGTCGTCGGGCCTGGGGACCTTCCCCGTCAACTGGAAGGCGCGCAGCGAGGGTTCCACCTCCGTCACGACGCCGGAGGAGCTGATCGCGGCCGCGCACGCGTCGTGCTTCAGCATGGCGTTCTCCCTCGCGCTGGCGGAGAACGGCACTCCCCCGGAGTCGATCGACACGACCGCATCCGTCACGTTCAAGCCCGGCACGGGCATCACCGGCAGCCACCTGAACGTCAACGCGGTCGTCCCGGGACTGGACCCCGAGGAGTTCGAGCGGCTCGCGCAGAGCGCGAAGGCCGGATGCCCCGTCTCACAGGCCCTGGCGGGCGTCGAGATCACCCTCGAGGCGACGCTTGCCTGA
- a CDS encoding TIGR01777 family oxidoreductase, with product MPDRPPPVDGGPSPAGRRRVVVAGASGLIGGALVESLRAEGVEVTTLVRRPAEAPHEVEWLTSDAPLDPAVLAGAAAVVGLNGASIERLPWTRSYKSTLLWSRITPTRAIARAVRELGTDAPHFVSGSAVGYYGSEPGARLTEDAPRGDTFLADLCGEWEAAAYGAGDAAEVAVLRTAPVVHPEGVLKPILLLTKFGVSGPIGRGTQAWPWISLDDEVRGIRHVLDARLTGPVNLSGPTRATANDLGFALARRMNRPFLLRAPEWGMKLVLGTDATEAICTSDAYVVPERLQESGFVFRHPTVEDAVAAAVPAAS from the coding sequence TTGCCTGACAGACCTCCACCGGTCGACGGCGGCCCGAGCCCTGCGGGGCGGCGCAGAGTCGTCGTCGCCGGCGCGTCGGGCCTCATCGGCGGCGCGCTCGTCGAGAGCCTGCGTGCCGAGGGCGTCGAGGTGACGACGCTCGTGCGCCGACCCGCCGAGGCTCCGCACGAGGTGGAATGGCTCACGAGCGACGCGCCGCTCGACCCCGCGGTGCTCGCCGGGGCTGCCGCCGTGGTCGGGCTCAACGGGGCCAGCATCGAGCGCCTTCCCTGGACGAGGTCGTACAAGAGCACGCTGCTGTGGTCGCGCATCACGCCGACGCGAGCCATCGCCCGCGCCGTTCGCGAGCTGGGAACGGATGCTCCGCACTTCGTGTCGGGATCGGCCGTCGGGTACTACGGCTCCGAGCCCGGCGCGCGGCTGACCGAGGACGCGCCACGGGGCGACACGTTCCTGGCGGACCTCTGCGGCGAGTGGGAGGCGGCCGCGTACGGCGCCGGTGACGCGGCCGAGGTGGCGGTCCTGCGCACCGCGCCGGTCGTGCACCCGGAAGGCGTGCTCAAGCCCATCCTGCTCCTCACCAAGTTCGGCGTCTCGGGCCCGATCGGGCGAGGCACGCAGGCGTGGCCCTGGATCTCGCTCGACGACGAGGTCCGCGGCATCCGTCACGTCCTCGATGCTCGCCTGACCGGTCCCGTCAACCTCTCGGGCCCGACGCGGGCCACCGCCAACGACCTCGGTTTCGCGCTCGCAAGACGAATGAACCGCCCGTTCCTGCTGCGCGCACCGGAGTGGGGCATGAAGCTGGTTCTCGGAACCGATGCCACAGAGGCGATCTGCACCTCGGATGCCTATGTGGTGCCCGAGCGACTGCAGGAGTCCGGGTTCGTGTTCCGCCATCCCACCGTCGAGGACGCCGTCGCGGCGGCCGTGCCCGCGGCGTCCTGA
- a CDS encoding dihydrodipicolinate reductase C-terminal domain-containing protein has product MTTRVAIVGGTGKLGAIIRDVVEAEPGFEVSAVLSSRSELSELEGADLVVDASTPAVSIDVVRAAIERGINVLVGTSGWSAERIALVRPLVEAAGTGAVFIPNFSLGSVLGSALAAAAAPFFPSIEIVEAHRETKIDSPSGTAVRTAELIAAARDGVGPVESPHVDQRARGQQVASVPIHSLRRPGVVARQETILSGAGESLAIVHDTVEPAQAYGPGIRLALAAARDASGVTVGLDSLIDIGIGRRTVQPDGRPVDEGGVPGQVARATGV; this is encoded by the coding sequence ATGACGACACGCGTGGCCATCGTCGGCGGCACAGGCAAGCTCGGCGCGATCATCCGCGACGTGGTCGAGGCCGAACCCGGCTTCGAGGTCTCCGCAGTGCTCTCGTCCCGTTCGGAGCTGTCGGAACTCGAGGGCGCCGACCTGGTGGTCGACGCATCGACGCCCGCGGTCTCCATCGACGTCGTGCGCGCTGCGATCGAGCGCGGCATCAACGTGCTCGTCGGCACCTCGGGGTGGTCGGCCGAGCGCATCGCGCTCGTGCGTCCGCTCGTCGAGGCCGCAGGCACGGGCGCGGTCTTCATCCCCAACTTCTCTCTCGGCTCGGTACTGGGCTCGGCACTCGCGGCCGCGGCGGCGCCGTTCTTCCCGTCGATCGAGATCGTCGAGGCGCATCGTGAGACCAAGATCGACTCGCCGAGCGGCACGGCGGTGCGCACGGCCGAGCTCATCGCCGCGGCGCGCGACGGCGTCGGCCCTGTCGAGTCGCCCCACGTCGACCAGCGCGCCCGCGGTCAGCAGGTCGCGAGCGTGCCGATCCATTCGCTCCGCCGCCCGGGCGTCGTGGCCCGCCAGGAGACGATCCTCTCGGGGGCGGGCGAGTCGCTCGCGATCGTGCACGACACGGTCGAGCCTGCGCAGGCCTACGGTCCCGGCATCCGTCTCGCCCTCGCCGCCGCACGCGACGCCTCGGGTGTCACCGTCGGCCTCGACAGCCTGATCGACATCGGAATCGGCCGCCGCACCGTGCAGCCCGACGGCCGACCCGTCGACGAGGGCGGAGTACCCGGCCAGGTCGCCCGCGCGACCGGCGTATGA
- a CDS encoding GNAT family N-acetyltransferase, producing the protein MVTLRPSPVDAPDAHALLAEYFRIRTEGFADQGVAYRTTFPDPAAFVPPAGVFVVLDDDEGDAQGCGGIRLVPEGPLGTRYELKHLYLRPVTRGRGWGRLLVEDLMTRAREFGAAELVLDTHHSLEAAGALYARTGFVTIEPYNDNPNASRWYGRPL; encoded by the coding sequence GTGGTGACTCTCCGCCCCTCCCCCGTCGACGCGCCCGACGCCCACGCCCTCCTCGCCGAGTACTTCCGGATCCGCACCGAGGGTTTCGCCGACCAGGGCGTCGCGTATCGGACGACCTTCCCCGACCCGGCGGCCTTCGTGCCGCCCGCCGGCGTCTTCGTCGTGCTCGACGACGACGAGGGCGACGCACAGGGTTGCGGAGGTATCCGCCTCGTCCCCGAAGGGCCGCTCGGCACGCGGTACGAGCTGAAGCACCTGTACCTTCGGCCGGTCACGCGCGGACGCGGGTGGGGGCGGCTGCTCGTCGAGGACCTCATGACGCGCGCCCGCGAATTCGGCGCCGCCGAGCTCGTGCTCGACACGCACCACTCGCTCGAGGCCGCCGGCGCGCTCTACGCGCGCACCGGGTTCGTCACGATCGAGCCGTACAACGACAATCCCAACGCCTCGCGGTGGTACGGGCGACCGCTCTGA
- a CDS encoding histidine phosphatase family protein — protein sequence MTHYIYLVRHGEHQDAEHGLVDGPLSPRGRRQAALLADRLSGVPFDALWHSPLERASQTARAVAERMPSLTPEPSALLFDCVPTGMTHETPAVFEPFFGSVTEAEIEAGRAQMSDAVSEFLARKRGEVHELLITHNFVIAWFVREVLQAPDWRWMTLNQAHCGLTVIAQKQGRPWTLLSHNDLAHLPVELRTGLPEVYPV from the coding sequence GTGACGCACTACATCTACCTCGTGCGGCATGGCGAGCATCAGGACGCCGAGCACGGACTCGTAGACGGACCCCTGTCGCCGCGCGGTCGACGGCAGGCGGCGCTGCTCGCCGACCGGCTCTCGGGCGTGCCGTTCGACGCCCTGTGGCACTCGCCGCTCGAGCGCGCGAGCCAGACTGCCCGCGCGGTCGCCGAGCGGATGCCGTCGCTCACCCCTGAGCCGTCCGCGCTGCTGTTCGACTGCGTGCCCACGGGCATGACTCACGAGACGCCGGCCGTGTTCGAGCCGTTCTTCGGCTCGGTCACCGAGGCCGAGATCGAAGCCGGGCGCGCGCAGATGTCCGACGCGGTGAGCGAGTTCCTGGCGCGCAAGCGCGGCGAGGTGCACGAACTCCTGATCACGCACAACTTCGTCATCGCGTGGTTCGTGCGTGAGGTGCTGCAGGCGCCCGACTGGCGCTGGATGACGCTCAACCAGGCGCACTGCGGACTGACGGTCATCGCGCAGAAGCAGGGCCGTCCGTGGACGCTTCTGTCGCACAACGACCTCGCGCACCTGCCCGTCGAGCTGCGGACCGGCCTTCCGGAGGTCTACCCCGTCTGA